From a single Bacillus sp. NEB1478 genomic region:
- a CDS encoding SGNH/GDSL hydrolase family protein yields the protein MKKIIFIGDSITASNKNTDPDRLGNGYVRMIKEHLERSDQNLQIMNKGVNGHRITDLAFRWKRDVIDLAPDLVSISIGVNDVWRQLDAANLPQVDIEKFEHVYRDLLTQLTTANPKAKIVLMEPTIIEENPESKGNQMLIPYVGIVQKLAKEFDAVLVPTHAVFITHLKSEPEKALTTDGVHMKVLGNELMANAWLKAANEIL from the coding sequence ATGAAAAAAATTATTTTTATCGGAGACAGCATTACAGCTTCTAATAAAAATACAGACCCTGATCGACTTGGAAACGGGTACGTGCGGATGATAAAAGAGCATCTTGAAAGAAGCGACCAAAACCTACAGATCATGAACAAAGGGGTGAACGGCCATCGAATCACAGACCTTGCTTTTCGTTGGAAGCGGGACGTAATTGACCTTGCGCCTGACCTTGTTTCGATTTCAATCGGAGTCAACGACGTATGGAGACAGCTCGATGCAGCAAATCTCCCACAAGTCGACATTGAAAAATTTGAGCATGTTTATAGAGATCTTTTAACGCAGCTTACAACTGCAAACCCAAAAGCAAAAATCGTCCTCATGGAACCTACCATTATCGAGGAAAATCCTGAATCAAAAGGCAACCAAATGCTCATTCCATATGTAGGAATCGTTCAAAAATTAGCCAAAGAGTTTGATGCCGTTTTAGTTCCAACACACGCTGTTTTTATCACGCATCTGAAAAGTGAACCCGAAAAAGCATTAACAACAGATGGTGTACATATGAAAGTGCTAGGCAACGAACTTATGGCGAACGCTTGGTTAAAAGCAGCAAATGAAATTTTATAA
- a CDS encoding GNAT family protein has protein sequence MKNCSLTFYDQTYDEDLLSFYLPLEQEKFTALPVDAIRKCEEDQERYPIVIINTIGKAVGFFVLHQGENIRDYTANTNAMVVRALSINNKEQGKGYAKEAMIRLPEFVSKKFPEINELILSVNFKNETAKKVYEKAGFQDRGQVKHGPAGPQYVMHYDIEKQ, from the coding sequence ATGAAAAATTGCTCACTTACATTTTACGATCAAACTTATGATGAAGATTTACTCTCCTTCTATTTGCCTTTAGAACAAGAGAAATTTACAGCGCTGCCGGTAGACGCGATAAGAAAATGTGAAGAAGACCAGGAGCGGTATCCCATTGTAATTATAAATACCATCGGGAAGGCAGTTGGCTTTTTCGTGCTGCATCAAGGAGAAAACATAAGAGACTATACGGCCAACACAAATGCGATGGTGGTGCGCGCGCTCTCCATCAATAATAAAGAACAGGGAAAAGGCTATGCGAAGGAAGCGATGATTCGGCTTCCCGAGTTCGTTTCAAAAAAATTCCCGGAAATCAACGAGCTGATTCTCTCCGTAAATTTTAAAAATGAAACCGCAAAAAAAGTGTATGAAAAAGCAGGATTTCAAGATCGTGGACAGGTCAAACACGGTCCAGCCGGCCCTCAATATGTGATGCATTATGATATTGAAAAACAATAA
- a CDS encoding Gfo/Idh/MocA family oxidoreductase translates to MKSHISIGLIGLGGMANHHMYLLSQLENVSVGAISDVNKEQLQTVGDKLDIPLHKRYEDYEELIRDSEVDAVISIVPNILHARIISSCIEHQKPIMTEKPFTLNFEEAKDLKSLYEKQPIPCMVGFSYRYVSAFRYAKKLLHQNTIGKLRHISVRYLQDWGIPAVETPLTWRFKKALSGTGALGDLGSHMIDAARFFAGEFKQVRSLNTTFVKERASIDQPSQLEEVDVDDYSAFIAQLDHDIVGQFMTTRNAVGFSNALEVTLFGEEGTMELSCERPDEINLVQFNHEQKTREKTTVEVPVTYRRNQLEDFIDLIKGNSQEDCPNFYDGYENQKVLHEIIESAKMFNEREAIK, encoded by the coding sequence ATGAAAAGTCATATTTCGATAGGTTTAATTGGATTGGGTGGTATGGCGAATCACCACATGTACCTTTTGTCGCAATTAGAGAACGTATCCGTTGGTGCCATATCGGATGTGAATAAAGAACAGCTTCAAACGGTTGGCGATAAACTGGATATCCCTTTGCATAAAAGATATGAAGATTACGAGGAGCTGATTAGGGATTCAGAAGTGGATGCCGTAATCTCGATTGTTCCAAACATCTTACATGCTAGGATTATCAGCTCTTGTATTGAGCATCAAAAGCCGATCATGACAGAAAAACCGTTCACCCTGAATTTTGAAGAAGCGAAAGATCTTAAGTCTTTATACGAAAAACAGCCAATTCCATGTATGGTTGGGTTTTCTTATCGTTATGTTTCTGCGTTTCGCTATGCAAAAAAACTTTTGCACCAAAATACAATAGGAAAACTCAGGCATATTTCCGTACGTTATTTACAAGATTGGGGCATACCAGCGGTGGAAACTCCTTTAACATGGCGTTTTAAGAAAGCGCTTTCTGGAACAGGTGCACTCGGTGATCTTGGTTCACACATGATAGATGCTGCGCGGTTTTTTGCAGGGGAATTTAAACAAGTAAGAAGCCTAAACACAACATTTGTTAAAGAAAGAGCCTCTATCGATCAGCCATCTCAACTTGAAGAAGTAGATGTTGATGATTATTCAGCCTTTATTGCGCAGCTCGATCATGATATTGTCGGACAGTTCATGACAACACGAAATGCAGTTGGTTTTTCAAACGCTCTGGAAGTGACGCTATTTGGTGAGGAAGGAACGATGGAGCTTTCTTGTGAACGTCCAGATGAAATAAACCTCGTACAATTTAATCATGAACAAAAGACAAGAGAGAAGACGACTGTAGAAGTGCCAGTGACTTACAGGCGGAATCAGTTGGAAGATTTTATAGATTTAATAAAAGGAAATTCTCAGGAAGACTGTCCGAACTTTTATGATGGCTATGAGAACCAAAAAGTATTACATGAAATCATCGAAAGCGCCAAAATGTTCAATGAACGTGAGGCAATAAAATGA
- a CDS encoding Gfo/Idh/MocA family oxidoreductase, with protein MSSVNVGVVGASWFADLWYLPVLQMHPSVKLIAICSKNGENAKMMAEKYNIPATYTSYEEMFNQEELDGICIITPNNTHSDIVLTAVKKGLHVICEKPLAMDAEESARIIESVQKSAIVHAVNFTYRENPAVKQMKDYLNDKRIGSIIEADFEYSGDYGIKSSPGWRGDVHLGGRGGVLADLGSHLIDLAHYLFDGPIQPQSASYQVINRISNDLDRAPDSVFFTASLPNQAPASFQTSWVRFQGGNGQTIKINVYGDKGKMELLSTEFGISLTVHDGTKKTHVWNVKEGNCEENFRPWRLTSQNEIWKWADRMTEPYVPVNQPDFYDGHATQIVMEQILEKAVYSKIEK; from the coding sequence ATGAGCAGTGTTAATGTTGGCGTTGTAGGAGCGAGCTGGTTTGCGGATTTGTGGTATTTGCCCGTTCTTCAAATGCATCCGTCAGTAAAACTTATTGCGATATGCAGTAAGAACGGAGAAAACGCCAAAATGATGGCAGAGAAATATAACATTCCTGCCACATATACTTCTTATGAAGAAATGTTCAACCAAGAAGAATTAGACGGAATTTGCATTATTACTCCGAATAACACACATTCAGATATCGTTTTAACGGCCGTAAAGAAAGGCTTGCACGTTATATGCGAAAAGCCGCTAGCCATGGATGCTGAAGAATCTGCGAGAATCATAGAAAGTGTGCAAAAATCAGCCATCGTTCATGCTGTGAACTTTACCTATCGTGAAAACCCTGCTGTTAAACAGATGAAAGATTATTTGAATGATAAAAGAATAGGTTCCATTATAGAAGCTGATTTTGAATATTCCGGAGATTATGGAATTAAGTCCTCACCTGGCTGGAGAGGAGATGTACATCTTGGAGGAAGGGGCGGAGTGCTGGCTGACTTAGGCTCGCACCTTATCGATCTGGCACACTATCTATTCGATGGACCAATACAGCCGCAAAGTGCTTCTTATCAAGTTATAAACAGAATCTCAAATGATTTAGACAGAGCTCCTGATTCGGTCTTTTTTACAGCCTCGCTTCCAAATCAAGCTCCTGCCAGTTTCCAGACAAGCTGGGTTCGGTTTCAAGGTGGAAATGGGCAAACAATTAAAATTAATGTCTATGGTGATAAAGGAAAAATGGAGCTGCTTTCCACAGAGTTTGGCATCTCACTCACTGTGCACGATGGGACGAAAAAGACGCATGTGTGGAATGTAAAAGAAGGCAACTGTGAAGAAAATTTCCGTCCTTGGCGCTTAACGTCACAAAACGAAATATGGAAGTGGGCAGATCGAATGACAGAGCCATATGTCCCAGTCAATCAACCCGATTTTTATGACGGTCATGCAACACAAATCGTAATGGAACAAATTCTTGAAAAGGCTGTTTACAGCAAAATTGAAAAATAG
- a CDS encoding extracellular solute-binding protein: protein MQKLFSKLLGVLSIVALLLVSACSSSDNTSDKSSGDKVTIEYWHTYSDQEEKVLKEKIKPLFEKEHPNIKLKLTRMPYEGLKQQVIAGVSGNAAPDLMRMDIIWVPEFAKMGALKDVSSLKGFDEVKSSVFEGPLATNQFEDKYYGVPVNTNTKVAIYDKKVLDKAGVTETPKTMEELAAAAKKAKDAGAKGGITIGGANAWGVLPYFWSLGGKLTNEDYTKIDGYVNSPESVKALEQLIQWKKDGILSPTILGGEPGAWDGIKKHEYMMLDDGPWFYSVLMNEEKKKEDPLEYTVRGLIPEGPGGSRSVIGGEDLVIFANSKHPEEAWTFAKWMLTEEPQKLMADTGLIPTNKNAAQDPEFLKVPFVKEYVDQLETALPRTPIPQWSEFEQVFNLNLEKAIRGKMSAKQALDDTAKQGEAILKK, encoded by the coding sequence ATGCAAAAGCTGTTTTCAAAACTATTAGGTGTACTATCTATTGTGGCATTGCTATTAGTAAGTGCTTGTTCATCTTCTGATAACACATCGGACAAGAGTTCAGGTGATAAAGTAACGATTGAATATTGGCATACTTACAGTGATCAAGAAGAAAAGGTTTTGAAAGAAAAGATAAAACCTTTGTTTGAAAAAGAACATCCAAATATTAAGTTGAAATTGACACGCATGCCTTATGAAGGTTTAAAACAGCAAGTCATTGCTGGCGTATCTGGAAATGCTGCTCCTGACCTAATGAGAATGGACATTATTTGGGTACCTGAGTTTGCAAAAATGGGAGCTTTAAAGGATGTCAGCAGTTTAAAAGGTTTTGATGAGGTTAAATCCTCAGTATTTGAAGGACCGTTAGCTACGAACCAGTTTGAAGATAAATATTACGGTGTTCCGGTGAATACAAACACGAAAGTTGCGATTTATGACAAGAAAGTATTAGACAAAGCGGGTGTAACTGAAACACCAAAAACGATGGAAGAACTTGCAGCTGCTGCAAAAAAAGCAAAAGATGCAGGTGCTAAAGGCGGAATCACGATCGGCGGCGCAAATGCATGGGGAGTCCTCCCTTACTTTTGGAGCTTAGGCGGGAAGTTAACGAACGAAGATTATACAAAGATTGATGGATATGTAAACAGTCCTGAGAGTGTAAAGGCATTGGAACAGCTTATCCAATGGAAAAAAGATGGAATCCTAAGTCCTACGATCCTTGGAGGAGAGCCAGGTGCATGGGATGGAATCAAAAAACATGAATATATGATGCTCGATGATGGACCTTGGTTCTACAGTGTCCTGATGAATGAAGAAAAGAAAAAAGAAGATCCATTAGAATATACGGTTCGCGGACTTATTCCTGAAGGACCTGGGGGAAGCCGTTCAGTTATCGGAGGGGAAGATCTCGTCATCTTTGCCAACTCGAAACATCCTGAAGAAGCATGGACATTTGCAAAATGGATGCTGACAGAAGAGCCTCAGAAGTTAATGGCAGATACAGGCTTAATTCCAACGAACAAGAATGCCGCACAAGATCCTGAGTTTTTAAAAGTTCCATTTGTAAAAGAATATGTGGACCAGCTCGAAACGGCATTACCACGTACACCAATTCCTCAATGGTCTGAATTTGAACAAGTGTTTAACTTGAATCTTGAAAAAGCAATACGCGGAAAGATGTCTGCAAAGCAAGCATTGGATGACACGGCTAAACAAGGTGAAGCCATCCTAAAGAAATAA
- a CDS encoding sugar ABC transporter permease: protein MAIPKPETQQLKHPVPNPGRKEKSAFTKGLKQWGEVFPFIIIGLIGAAVFVIYPLIKGIIMSFQDYNIMPGADSPFVGLENYKQAFQDEQFRYAVRNTLLNTVVTVPINWILGLVFAVLINMQFIKYKITFRTLYYLPIITSWIVVAFLFRYLFADGENGLINYLLYNKLGVIDEPISWLQNQWTAMIVIWAFHIWKTVGWTIVIYLAALQGIPKELYEAASIDGANGLKLFRNITIPLLGPVTIFVLINLVIGAFNIFPQVYFITNGGPIGQTEVLQSMIYKEAFNNFKFGYSSALGVMMGLTIFLITWTQQKKIGRQRFF from the coding sequence ATGGCAATTCCAAAACCAGAGACGCAGCAGCTTAAGCACCCCGTTCCAAATCCAGGACGAAAAGAAAAAAGTGCGTTCACAAAAGGATTAAAACAATGGGGAGAAGTGTTTCCTTTTATCATTATTGGATTAATCGGAGCCGCTGTTTTTGTCATCTATCCTTTAATTAAAGGGATTATTATGAGTTTTCAAGACTACAACATCATGCCGGGAGCTGATAGTCCTTTTGTTGGTCTTGAGAATTATAAACAAGCTTTTCAAGATGAACAATTCAGATACGCCGTCAGAAATACATTGTTAAATACGGTTGTAACCGTACCGATCAACTGGATATTAGGACTCGTATTTGCGGTGCTCATAAACATGCAATTTATTAAATATAAAATAACATTCCGTACTCTTTATTATTTACCGATCATTACTTCCTGGATCGTAGTCGCCTTTTTGTTCCGTTATTTGTTTGCGGATGGAGAAAACGGTTTGATTAATTATCTTCTGTATAACAAGCTTGGAGTTATAGATGAACCGATCAGCTGGCTGCAGAATCAATGGACAGCAATGATCGTGATTTGGGCATTTCATATTTGGAAAACGGTTGGATGGACGATCGTAATTTATTTAGCTGCACTGCAAGGTATACCAAAAGAACTGTACGAGGCGGCAAGCATTGATGGTGCTAATGGTCTGAAATTGTTCAGAAACATAACCATTCCTTTGCTGGGACCTGTCACAATCTTTGTGTTGATCAATCTCGTAATCGGAGCATTTAATATCTTCCCGCAAGTGTACTTTATTACGAATGGCGGGCCGATCGGACAAACAGAAGTTTTACAAAGCATGATCTATAAAGAAGCTTTCAATAATTTTAAATTCGGATATTCTTCAGCATTAGGTGTCATGATGGGACTTACCATCTTCTTGATCACATGGACACAACAGAAGAAAATCGGAAGACAGCGATTCTTTTAA
- a CDS encoding carbohydrate ABC transporter permease, with product MYTTKTSLFWKSVVYTILILGVAVFIIPFIYMILTTFVDNAYTLPRPSEVFSVTPNLDNYETVWEKNHFFRYFLNSLLIAGVSMVGSLFLGAMTAYAFARFQFPMKELLFRVFLFTMMIPVVLAIVPQFTVINSLGLVNTYAGLWLLYIGGGVVGSTFFLRGFFETIPKELEDSIRMDGGGNWRIFWNIYLPLSKPALGTMAIFSFSGTWDEYFVALTIIKDEAMRTLPIALMMFQGQHASNWAWIFAASIIALLPVVLVYIIFQKHFVKSGLNEGSVKG from the coding sequence ATGTATACAACAAAAACAAGTCTGTTTTGGAAAAGCGTCGTTTACACGATTTTGATTTTAGGTGTGGCGGTGTTCATCATTCCGTTTATTTATATGATTTTAACGACTTTTGTCGATAACGCCTATACATTGCCGCGTCCTAGTGAGGTTTTCTCGGTAACACCTAATCTGGATAACTATGAAACGGTTTGGGAAAAGAATCACTTTTTCCGTTATTTTTTAAATAGTTTATTGATAGCCGGAGTTTCGATGGTAGGCAGTTTATTTTTGGGAGCGATGACCGCCTATGCGTTCGCCCGTTTTCAGTTTCCGATGAAAGAACTGCTGTTTCGCGTGTTTCTTTTTACGATGATGATTCCTGTTGTACTGGCAATCGTGCCTCAGTTCACAGTAATCAACAGCCTCGGACTCGTAAACACATATGCAGGACTATGGCTGCTTTATATCGGCGGGGGAGTCGTGGGTTCCACCTTTTTTCTGCGTGGGTTTTTTGAAACGATTCCAAAAGAACTAGAAGACTCGATCCGCATGGATGGCGGAGGGAACTGGCGTATCTTCTGGAATATTTACTTGCCGCTTTCAAAACCGGCACTTGGAACGATGGCGATCTTCTCATTTTCAGGTACGTGGGATGAGTACTTTGTCGCGCTTACGATCATTAAAGATGAAGCAATGAGAACTTTGCCGATCGCACTCATGATGTTCCAAGGACAGCATGCAAGCAACTGGGCATGGATCTTTGCAGCCTCCATCATTGCACTGCTTCCGGTTGTATTGGTGTACATCATCTTCCAGAAGCATTTTGTGAAAAGTGGTTTGAATGAAGGAAGTGTAAAAGGATGA
- a CDS encoding glycoside hydrolase family 66 protein — protein MMKKLVLFAGVMILLAACSSKSAVVEVDENKEQKTYVSSIETDKAVYKPGDTVLLKVNLKRDLSGERLQIRYRFGNKIVKEEEKKLDKGKTFSWKWKPPAQNEKGYMVEVLLKKGKDYVDHVNVAVDVSEDWSKFPRYGYLADFEAMDKTEQEEIMKRLNRYHINGIQFYDWQYKHHQPLPSEGSPLQKEWPDIANRPVSHDTVQNYIDLSHKFNMKAMNYNLLFGAYEGAEKEGVKPEWGLYQDSAHETQDFHPLPDSWASNIMLQDPANKEWQSFLIEKEQEVFSKLPFDGWHVDQLGDRGMRWNYDGEITSLEEGYVSFLEEAKKQLNVPLVMNAVNQYGQINISQKAPVDFLYTEVWEPYTKYSHLKQIIDQNNNFSGFKKNTVLAAYMNYDLSNSLGEFNTPAVLLTNAVIFSSGGSHLELGENMLSKEYFPHKKLEITEKLKKQLISYYDFLTGYQNFLRDGVKPSSLEVRADSLKLSPEFNKVEVYYSAYEKANNEIVHLINFSDASTMDWQDNEGIQAEPKEKKEIELDIFTDKKVEKVWMASPDQYLGSPLSLDFKQKNDKMTVTLPSLKYWDMLVIEYAK, from the coding sequence ATGATGAAGAAGCTGGTGCTGTTTGCAGGTGTGATGATATTGCTGGCGGCCTGTTCATCAAAAAGTGCAGTCGTTGAAGTGGATGAAAACAAGGAACAAAAAACGTACGTATCATCAATTGAAACCGATAAAGCGGTCTACAAACCAGGTGATACAGTTCTGCTAAAAGTCAATCTGAAGCGGGATTTAAGCGGTGAGCGACTGCAGATCCGATATCGATTTGGAAACAAAATTGTAAAAGAAGAAGAGAAGAAACTGGATAAAGGTAAAACGTTCAGCTGGAAGTGGAAACCACCCGCTCAGAACGAAAAAGGATACATGGTTGAAGTCCTTCTAAAAAAAGGAAAAGATTATGTGGATCATGTAAATGTTGCAGTCGATGTTTCTGAAGATTGGTCTAAATTCCCTCGGTATGGTTATTTAGCTGACTTTGAAGCAATGGACAAAACAGAACAGGAAGAAATTATGAAGCGGTTAAACCGGTACCATATAAACGGTATACAATTTTACGACTGGCAATACAAGCATCACCAGCCTCTTCCTTCTGAGGGAAGCCCGCTGCAAAAAGAATGGCCAGATATTGCGAACCGCCCGGTTTCACATGATACAGTTCAAAACTATATTGATCTTTCCCACAAATTCAACATGAAGGCGATGAATTATAATCTATTATTTGGCGCGTATGAAGGGGCAGAAAAAGAAGGTGTGAAGCCGGAATGGGGGCTTTATCAAGATTCAGCCCATGAGACACAAGACTTTCATCCTCTGCCGGATTCTTGGGCAAGTAATATTATGCTTCAGGATCCTGCCAACAAAGAGTGGCAATCTTTTTTAATAGAAAAAGAGCAGGAAGTGTTCAGCAAACTTCCTTTTGATGGCTGGCATGTCGATCAGTTAGGCGACCGAGGAATGCGCTGGAACTATGATGGAGAAATAACTTCCCTTGAAGAAGGGTATGTCTCGTTTTTAGAGGAAGCGAAGAAACAATTAAACGTTCCACTTGTTATGAATGCTGTCAACCAGTATGGGCAAATCAACATCAGCCAGAAAGCGCCTGTCGACTTTTTATATACAGAAGTTTGGGAGCCTTATACGAAATACAGCCATCTTAAACAAATCATCGATCAAAATAATAACTTCAGTGGTTTTAAGAAAAATACGGTACTCGCGGCCTATATGAACTATGATCTCTCAAATAGCTTAGGTGAATTTAACACACCAGCAGTCCTTTTAACGAACGCAGTGATCTTTTCATCGGGTGGATCTCATCTTGAACTTGGAGAGAACATGCTTTCCAAAGAATATTTTCCGCACAAAAAATTAGAGATCACTGAAAAGTTAAAGAAACAATTAATCTCTTACTATGACTTTTTGACAGGATATCAAAATTTCTTGAGAGATGGAGTGAAACCATCTTCATTGGAAGTGCGCGCTGACTCGTTGAAACTCTCTCCTGAGTTCAACAAAGTTGAAGTCTATTATTCTGCATATGAAAAAGCAAATAACGAAATCGTGCATCTCATCAATTTTTCGGATGCTTCAACAATGGATTGGCAGGATAATGAAGGCATACAGGCGGAACCAAAAGAAAAGAAAGAGATCGAGTTGGATATTTTTACTGATAAAAAAGTAGAAAAGGTATGGATGGCCTCTCCGGACCAATATTTGGGTTCTCCACTTTCGCTAGATTTCAAGCAAAAGAATGATAAAATGACTGTAACTCTACCATCCCTTAAATACTGGGATATGCTTGTTATAGAATACGCGAAATAA
- a CDS encoding sensor histidine kinase produces MIRHMWQKQSIAVKLIAAFLVVILIPAFFLSFLYYNSSSSIIKQNVRESSLQITKQAANTLSYIFTIGSDTSDLIYGDPSLQSIVKMDSNPDVKGLERQINNKNLTDKLNNYVFSSSFVKIIYVLKEENTSWGSGTFSFYKWDNERKNELQWLKDAREKEGELVWMGLQKDKYSGGGSNTEIVLPVGRVLKDFQTLENIGYCLVNLDGKNILAKINQLKLGKTGKFFVVNEHGEIMIHPDLSKVGTKLDNQELYHSVIEENKAEFEFVQKDTDYYGVKQPLSNGWLIVGTVPIHEITDQMDELHQLILLSSIGLTIAAILVGLYIAGKITRPIKQLTNQMESVGKGNLKARTNVFSFDEIGVMSEQFNKMIIRVEHLMETVEEERSKKQRAELRAIKHRINPHFLFNTLSTIKWLIQFKQNEKANEAITALTRLLDANMGKKGNFISVAEELDIIEKYLVILQIRYDREFHITVEVDQKISDFTIPRMLLQPIVENAIFHGIVPTEKDGMIHIKAEKWDSAVKFTISDNGKGFDPTQLKLVKNMEDSIQHGFVGIGLAHVHESIHLYYAPKSEMLIESEEGKGTKITLLLYSGKEGEEHV; encoded by the coding sequence ATGATCCGACACATGTGGCAAAAGCAAAGTATTGCGGTTAAATTAATCGCAGCATTCCTTGTCGTCATCTTGATTCCAGCTTTTTTCCTTAGTTTTTTATATTACAATTCATCTTCATCCATCATTAAACAAAATGTCCGCGAATCATCTCTTCAGATTACGAAACAAGCAGCAAACACCCTCTCTTATATTTTTACAATTGGCAGTGACACTTCAGATCTGATCTACGGAGACCCGTCACTTCAGAGTATCGTTAAAATGGACAGCAACCCTGATGTTAAGGGTTTGGAAAGACAAATAAACAACAAAAATTTGACGGATAAGCTCAACAACTATGTTTTTTCCAGTTCGTTCGTCAAAATCATCTACGTGCTAAAAGAGGAGAATACAAGCTGGGGAAGCGGTACATTCTCGTTTTATAAATGGGATAATGAACGTAAAAATGAGCTTCAGTGGCTGAAGGATGCTCGAGAAAAAGAGGGCGAACTCGTTTGGATGGGCTTGCAAAAAGACAAATACAGCGGAGGAGGAAGCAACACAGAGATCGTTCTTCCTGTCGGCCGGGTATTAAAGGATTTTCAAACACTGGAAAACATCGGCTATTGTTTAGTGAATCTGGACGGCAAGAACATTTTAGCCAAGATTAATCAATTGAAACTAGGGAAGACCGGTAAATTTTTTGTTGTGAACGAACACGGCGAAATCATGATTCACCCCGATCTTTCTAAGGTTGGCACGAAACTGGATAATCAAGAGCTTTATCATTCTGTCATAGAAGAGAACAAAGCGGAGTTCGAATTCGTTCAAAAGGATACTGATTATTATGGGGTGAAGCAGCCGTTAAGCAACGGCTGGCTCATTGTAGGTACGGTTCCGATCCATGAAATCACCGACCAGATGGATGAGCTGCACCAGCTTATACTTCTTTCTTCGATAGGGCTGACGATTGCAGCAATTCTAGTGGGACTTTATATCGCAGGCAAAATAACACGCCCGATCAAACAGCTCACGAATCAAATGGAAAGTGTAGGAAAAGGGAATTTAAAAGCTAGAACGAATGTGTTTTCCTTTGATGAGATCGGCGTCATGAGTGAACAGTTCAATAAAATGATTATCCGGGTAGAGCACTTAATGGAAACTGTGGAAGAGGAGCGAAGCAAAAAGCAGCGGGCAGAGTTAAGGGCGATCAAACACAGAATCAATCCTCACTTCTTATTTAACACATTAAGCACGATCAAATGGCTGATCCAGTTTAAGCAAAACGAAAAAGCAAATGAAGCAATAACAGCTTTAACTCGTCTATTGGATGCCAACATGGGCAAGAAAGGGAATTTTATTTCAGTTGCAGAAGAATTAGATATTATTGAAAAATATTTAGTTATTTTACAAATCAGATACGATCGTGAATTTCATATTACGGTTGAAGTCGATCAGAAGATTAGCGATTTCACTATACCAAGAATGCTTTTACAGCCTATCGTTGAAAATGCGATTTTCCATGGCATTGTTCCAACAGAAAAAGATGGCATGATTCATATTAAGGCAGAGAAATGGGACAGTGCAGTGAAGTTTACGATCTCTGATAACGGCAAAGGATTCGATCCGACTCAACTAAAGCTTGTGAAAAATATGGAAGATTCCATACAACATGGTTTCGTCGGGATAGGTCTTGCACACGTACATGAAAGCATTCATTTATATTACGCCCCAAAATCTGAGATGCTGATTGAGAGCGAAGAAGGAAAGGGTACAAAGATTACTTTGCTTCTCTATTCGGGCAAGGAGGGTGAGGAACATGTATAA